The DNA region tgacaAAGGTACTAACTATGGCTTCATAGAAGTCATTGACAGAAATATTAACACATGGTTACACACAGATCCATTAGGTACTTCATTAGAGACCTCTTGCAAAGCTAACTGCAAATCATGAATAACTACTCTTTGAGTCcaatcattcaaccagttctgaattcacCTAGCTTTATTATTATCTACTGCATATCTCTTGAGCTATTCCTTAAATTTAGGTTAACTATATCTAGAGCATTTCCCTGATCTGTTAGTTTAGTAACtgttgaaaaaggaaataaagtttgtCTGGTATGATCTACCTTCGAGAAAGCCATACTGGCTCTTCATAATCACAACTTCCTTTGCTGGAGAGTTGCCAAACCATTTCTTTAAAGATCTTTTCTTGAATTTTCCTAGGAATTAAAGTTCACTGGACTATTGTTTATagactctgttctcttccctcttctgaagACTGGGATATTTATCTTTCTTCAATTCTGCATTATCACATCCATTTtccataatttttcaaaaatcgCTGACGGTGGGTTAGCAATCACATGCGTCAGTTCTTTTAGGACCTAAGGATCCTGGTTCATCTGGTGTAGATGACCTAAATTCATCAAGAGTTACTGGGTAATCTCTCATTCCTCCTTTACACAACTTCAGTATCAATTCTCTCAGTGTGCTTGGTCAGTTCCAGTGAAAAGGTCATCATTCTCCTTGACAGAGAAAGAGGCAAACGTAGGAACTAGACTTGTCCTTTGAGTGTTTTAGGGAAATCCCAGGTGAAAAACCCCTCTTgtccaatgcagatcagcacctgcttTGTAAAGCAtggtcctagagagttgcctagagcactgaaagtgacttgcccaatctCACAGTCAGTATGCATCAGGTGGTATTCAGaccttgaacctgggtcttcctagctctctattcactatgctactCTGTTATTCtcacagagaaaatagaaatataataagAAACAAGcaactctgccttctctctggtcCAAGTTATCACCATCTCATCTAAGCAGCAGTGCTCTCTCTTCATCAAATCTACTCTTTTCTACAATAAAACATCAcacaaacaaataacaacaaagccCACCATTTCGTTGCCCCTTTCCCTTGTCCTTCTCAGCTTTTCTGGACTACTTTTAAAGAACCATACTATCCCCTTACATTCATCTAGTTACCTGcccttgctttccttttttgtatgtttcttttttattctcagtTCATTGAATGGCAACTTGCCCAAAATTCCGCAGATAGCAAGAAGCAAAGAATGCTGGGATTCTGAACCCATTCTCTGACTCTGAGTTCAGCCCTCTTTTTACTGCATCATACTTTCTCTATCCCAGCATATCAGGAATAAATCAACATcacaaaatataatttattaagtgcataaaTGTCAAATTTGTTGAAAAATGTAATGGGGAAGAATGAAGAGATCTTGAGAGGGTGATTTAGTCAGTATATTGCCTCTTGAAAATATTCATTCTGCACTATAAATATAGCTACCGGCTAGTGGAAGGAAAATTTCCTTAAGTCATCTCTTCCTATCAAATCCCAGTGACCAACCATTCTACTAAAATATTCAGCCTGAGTTTCCTCCCTCTCTGAGTTATACCTTTTAATGATTTCAATCAGTCTCATCCTTTAATATGAAGTATGACTACGTCTAACTGTTGGAGACTAAGCAAAAATAGTGTATTTTGATACAACTATATCAGACatatagaaataaagagaaaatactttttgTAACTTTCTGTAAAGCTACCTTCCTTATCTGTCATGGGATtataggtttagaactggaaagatttagaactggaaagcaccttggaagtcatctaatccacccccttcattttctttcctctttcttttaatttttaattatttttcattttacaagtgtttatttttctattccacccacttctttctcctcattggataaacagaaaaaaacattaaactTTTATatcaaatatgcataatcaagcaaagcaaattcccacatagGCCATATCCAAACCAGATGAGGCAAGAAAGACTTCggatggttaaatgacttgtccccaGTACCAtaagtaataagtggcagagctatgttttcctttcctttcaccatAGTGTTTAAATTATGAGGTCACACAAAGAACTTCCTCATGACAATACAAATATAAGTTCTttcatacaaagaaaaacaaggcgGGTAGAATTACCTGTCTGAAGTGGTGTCACTTATGGGATGCTTCATTCCTGACCCATTTTTAATTGAGTCCTGCCTTGTAATCCCATGAGGTCGGCTTTTGTCTATAGAAGGGGCAGGCAGGTCCCCTTGGGTTCCCTGGTACTGAGCCTGTTCATGtagctttgctttcttctccTGAGGAGCCTCTTCATTCCGCATCCCGCGGAGAGCCTGTTGGTCAGGATGCTGGGGCGTGTTAGAGCCACTGTTATAGAACCAAGCTCCTGATTTAGTGAGGATTTCTTGTTGTTTTCGGCACAAATTACATACCCACATAACctgcacacacaaaaaaggagAGGCAAAAAAGATGTAACTGCTTTAATTAATTGAAatccaacaatcatttattaagcatctactacatgccccaaaagtacaaagacaaaatcaaaacagtcTCTAAGCTTTAAAAGCTTACACTGTACcacttttacattttatttctgtaaaatgaggaatagaACTAGATCACCTATAAggatttttccagctctaaagacaACTGGGCATGCATTAGAGTTCGAGTTAGGGTTAGCCTATGGAGCTATTATGACTTTGAAGATGACAATATGGAACTACCACAAAGCTAGCACAAAAATATAAGGATATTCCCCTTCaggttcatttctttttattaacgataacaacaacaaaaacaaacaaaacaaaatttgttcAATTCAAGGACATTTTTCATGCTTTATGTAATGAAGCATTTGATTTGATCCACCGTCTTTATTGTTATTTTGGCTATTAGCTTTATCAGAGAACATaggtatatatttttgtaaatgtccCACAGTCCCTAAAATAGTACTAGACATATAGTAATGCTCAATGAATATTTCTTGATTGATCTATGGTATAAGGGAAAAGGACAACCTTTTCAGAAAACCTTAGTTTCAATCCTTGGCCTGACACTTATTATCTGCAGAACTTGttgcaagtcacctaacctttctggttctcagtttcttcatctgtaaaaggagagggtttggACTAGGCAACcttcaagatcccttccagctctacatctaagaTCTCAAAAAGTTGAAAAAGACAGCTAGCATCCTGGATGACAGAGAGGTAGGCTTTTCAAAGATCTTGAGAGGATAAAGCAGTGTAATGAATCTAacatgatgaaatttaatagggagaaATATAAAGTCTTATTCTTAAATTCAAAAAATTAACTCCATAAATATAATATGGGACAGGTATGGTTAGAAAggaattttcctttaaaaggcCTAGGTATTTTAATGGCCTACAAGCTCAACATGAACCAACAATGTGATGTGGCAGTCAAAACAAAAGCAGATATGACATTGGTCTTCAATAACAGAGGCACAGCTTCCAGGGATCAGGAGGTGATGGTATTATTGTACtatgccctggtcagaccacatctggagaagAGGATACAGTTATGGAGATCACAGTTTAGGAAGAACATCAATAATATGGAGAATGCCAAGGAACTGGCAAACAAAATGACATTAGTCAACAAGCACCTTCCTCTGTGTTTAgtagtggggagagaaagaatggcaaaaaaaaatccttgatctcaaagagcctacagtctaatgggggagacaaattTAGCCCCAATGTTAGCAAAACTTCTTAATGACTAGagttatccaaaaatggaatgaatggGATGACTAGGAATATGTTCTCCCCATTagaagtctttaagcaaaagctAGGTGACTACTTGTCAGGAATGTTGGGGTAGGGAGTCTTTTTTGGGTGTTGATTGGGCCCAATGACTACcaaagtccttcctaactctGATATCTGTGATTTTGTAAAATATTAAGTTCTAAAATATAATTTCAGAGCCAAAGCAATGTTTCTAACACCAATGTTAAGCTCTATATCTTTTCTCCTCCTGTCCTAATCCTTTCCTtcttcaaagcccaactcaaacCAGTCTCCTTCTTGAAGCCTCCCCTAACTAATAATTCCATCCTCAAATAAGCTTTACCTCACTGTAAAATCctaattcattttcatttcatcccATATGGCTGggcattttatttgtatattgtcttctattGTTTTGATtctaaaatacttaaaatattcaAGGGTATTAATCAGATTCTTTATTCCTATTGTATTCTATATAGTGTCTTTCACAGTAAagacttaataaaaacttgtcaAATTTAATTTATCTGAATCCATCATGAACCAAAATAAAAGTCAGTAAAGCATGTGGTACAATTATGCCAGTATctatttatttgtaatttatagCCTGCCTTCTTCCAAAAGGATTTGGGACAGCAATTATACCAGTATGTAAGTGAATTTAATTCTTAGAAGAATTATTTCTAGCATGCAAATACGATCTtccctaaagaaaagaaaatgaattgttGTCTTATGGCTTAATTTTCTTTTGCTAGGGTTAGTTCAAATCAGGACTAAATGAAATCCTTGTAATCCACCAATGTGCTGACAGAAATGCCATATTTCAGGCTCAAATTTCAGCCTTTGTCCACCATCTTGTGACAAAAGTTGGTACTGCAGGTTTctcaaataaagtaaaaaatgcatcAGAGAAAGAACATAAGCTAGAACATTCTATCTTAGATTGTAAAGGACTGCATAAAGTTCAGTTACTTCAACCATtgctttttgaaaacaaaaaaaaataaggcccAGATATATTCAATGACTTACCTTCAATGTCACAAAACTAATTAGCAAGTTGTGACTAGAACTCATCTTCTAAGTAGTTCTAGCCTCGTGCTCTTTTCTACCCCATGTTCCTCTAAATTCAGCTACACTGTGCTTTCTTTAAAGTAAGTGAAGCATATCATTTTGGTTCAAATAACTGTGCTTCTTCCATTCTGTTCCCATGTCGATTCCAGCTCAAGGTGATTATGAGTTCTGCAGAAATCCAAGTTATGGGCAGGTCCTATCAAGTTCAAAAAGTTTTGGTACTGTCTGTCAtgctgaggaccagcctagctaagtaacAGACTGTATGTCTGTCAACTGAAAACTAACCATGCCAAAATGTTGGCCACCAATTGATGGCAGGTTGCAAAAAGTATCCACTGTGGGAAGGAGTaatttgcattggtggaaggagtacttacactgatgaaatcaacaGTGTTTAATGTATGTACGGTCATATGGGGAAAATTGAATCCCATGAAGTTGTCATGAATTTGTATGACACCACCATATATCTATCTTCGAGAACCACATATCTATCATGGAATAACAATCTTCCCACACACAATTAAAGTAAATTTGATAAACTGGAAGACAGATAGCTAATCAATCACTGTCACTCAGAGACAACCTTCACttgcttttccccctctttttcctcctgaCTATATTCACTAACTACCACCATATATATTGGTGGGTGCCAGGTCATATAAAATTtaccttcatttcctcctttacctttttttttctccattctcccCTCTCAGAAATGACTTAGTAACTAATAACTTATTATCTTATGAGTGAAGTTAAAGCCATTTGTTCtgaagaaagtaaaagaataaaaaaaaaacatgtagtCTTTTATGTCTGCTTATAACTTCCCAGATAAAGATGGTGCCATTAGGAGTGAATACATTTTGAATTAGTCTTCTGCTGATGGTCATGGATTTGCATGGCTCGAGGTGCCACCTATGATCATAAAACAGggcaaaattatttctcttggattTTTTGGACCAcatttatgatttcattaatgtaggaAAATCCTGATAAGGAAATTCCCTGTATCAATAAAGATCAGTAGCTGTTCTGCAATTTAGTCTTTAGAAATATGTCTGGTGtacttagaagttaagtgacttgcctcccTTGGTCACATGTATGATGCAGAGATGGCATGTGAAGCCTAATtctgagtcttcctaattctgagaTTGGCTCTCTATGCTTTGTGCTATGCTGCCTCTAACTTTTCTCATAATGTAATAAAGTCTCACAAGATGACTTCATTAGAACCATAGAGCTAACTGCCTATCCTGTAATATAACCTATAAGGATTATAATTTTAAAGGCCTGAAGAAGGAGTTTGCTTATGGAATTCTCCAGTCAGGGCAAATTAGCTTTGTTGGTTATCATCATcaacaaccaccaaaaaaaatttatcatGTACTCATCACATGCAAGTCAACACTAGACACTGGAAACATGAAAAGATAGAAGACTCTAtccctatcctcaaagagctcatcATTTAgatcagaggggaaaaaacagatgCATTAAacactactaataataataaatgtcgCATACAATGAACACCAAATACTACTAGACAGTAAGTGCTACTGGagttcaaagaaggaaagacagtGAGACTTAGTAATTTAAAGAAAGGTATTCAGAAGTCTGTAGTACAAGCATCAGAATGTCCAATCAGCCCTATACAGAGAAAAGATCTATTGGGCTAGGATGCTAGCTATCTTATGAAGACAATATTAGGCACAAGTGAAATTACAAAGTGTTTGCCTATCTTTGTAATTCCAGTGCACAActcagtgcttgacacatatgcccttaataaatgttgacttgaCTACTTATGtaatcttgggaaaatcatttaatttctctgtgcctcaattctctaatctataaaataaaggctttgacctaaattatctctaagggaTCTATAAGTTCCAAGAGTGATCATCCTGCCTTTACTGGTAGACCTCTAGTGAGGGACTGCcaactacctcctgaggcagcctatCTCATATTTGGATAACTCCAATTGCTAAGaaatttttctttgcatcaaACCTACATCTTCCTGCCAGTAACTTTCACCATGTTCCTCCTAGTACCTTTCTCTAAAGACTTGTCACTCTTGACAAGGCACTTAtcatgttacacacacacaccctaaagTCTTATCTTGTCTAGATTAAACACCCCTAGtttctttgactgattcttaCACTGCATGGACTCAAGACATTTTCATCATCTtgtctgccctcttccctcccttaccAATATCCTCTCTAAAGTGTGATGCCCAGACAAAACTCCAGATTGGCCCTAATGAGGGCAGAATCCAGTTGTGCTGGGACCTGCTTGCTCATGGAagttatgcttctcttaatgaaGTCCAATAACCCATTAACTTTTTTGACTGCCATTGTAAGCCACTAATCCCTGTAGATCTTTTTTTCAGACAAAATGTTGTTTTCTCAAGCCTCTTTCACCTTCAATGTGGGAAAGTGAACTTaagtgtaagattttacatttattcctaatTGATTCTATCTTCTTACCTTCTGTCAAACATCATAACCTGCCaactgagaatttttaaaatattttaccaaGATGTAAGCAAACCACACCCATTACATTCCATTGAACTCCTAGTTTAATAGCTCTGGTAAAAACAGAATTGAGATTAGTCTGGCTTGATCTGTTATTGACGAAACCATGCTGACTCTTCGTTATCGATGCCTCCTTTTCTAGATAATCTGTAattatcactttaaaaaatacattccaATATTTTGTCTTAAGTCAATTAAATTCAATGGCCACATATAGTGCCCATTCTCTTCCAGCATTTGCACTTCTCCAATGTTGCATTCTGCTGCTTGCTACGATTTTTTAAAGAGCACTGACAGAGGCTCAGTAGTCACATCTGCTAGTTCTCTCTGAACCCAAGTATAtagtttcaattcaattcaatttaattcatacCAATTCAAAAGTCTTTCTATTGGCATTAGTTTTATCTCCCCTGTCCTGGATATAGAGTAGTTGCATCTGTTAGGAACTCTGATCTGTTACAGAAGTGGTAGAGACTGAGCTCTGAGGAATGACTTCAACTGAACTAAACTTTCGCCTTCAACCCTACCCACTTTATAACTTCACTATTCCCGTTGAAGGCACCAacatcctttcagtcacccagaCCTGCAGCCTAGGTGcgatcctcaattcctcatctccTTCTTACCCCTTTTATCCAATATGTCGCCAAGGCCTGTTGactttaccttcataacatctctcacatgtgcccctatctttcctctgacactgctaccagtGCAAGCTTTCATCTTctcctgcctggactattacaatggcctgctgattggtcttcccattttacttctccctcctccaatccaGGTGTCAAAGCGATAtttctaaagtataggtctgaccatatcatctcatatttaataaactccagtagatCTCTACCTCCAAGATAATTTTTTCAATCTCTTGTTTgctatttaaagttcttcataacctgcttcctccatttttccagtcttcatGCACTTTTTACCTCCCCTTCTCCACCTACTCgatgatccaatgacactggcctctctGCTATTCATTGAGCAAGACACTCCTTCAAATTCCACAGattttctttggctgttccccaggcctggaatgctctccctcttcatctctaccttttggctttcttggcttccttcaggtcccagataagatcctaccttctacaagaatccttccacaatcccttttaattccactgctttccctctgttgatcatttccCATTCACTCTGTACATACTTTGCTTGTACATAGATGTTTGCATGAACTCCCAGATGATAGCCTTTCAGAAAAACAACCTTGTTCCACAGCATTTCTTCACAGAGGACATCTGCAGTACTCTGCACCTTAAAGATTATTCTGGAGGCACATTCCTCAGTCTTTAGAATCTTATGAGCTGTAAAGCAAGAGGATGGGAATGCATggctgcctcttggaatctctccctatcttttgCCTAGGGTTAAAATTAAAAAGCCTCAGGGAAAGAGAGGGTAGGACTAGGTTAGGAACAGGAAGGGAATCGATTTGGCTTTTGGGATTATCAAaagaaagtaaatataaagtttATGGAAAGGTAAAAGAGCTGCTGAAAACCTTTGAAAATGAGCTAACTGTTAACTTTGTGCTCGAAATTTTAAAGTGCAGGTGCCTAATAGCCCTGAAAAACTGAAGTTTTGATTTTGCAGTTATAAATCCAGATTTGGTTTGGCTGAAGTTTGTCCTCTAACTAAATTATGGTGTGGTGAAATGTGTTCTCCTATTAATTGTGGCatttaatgcaaaaaaaatgctggaaaaatcAATGGATCAGGGAAATTTGAATTACACGTGCTCTTAGAACTTTATTAAGCAAGTTATGTTATCTCTGTTTACCTctataaagaggaaaataataattatacccacctcccagggttgttgtgaggatccaaatgATCTGGTAATAataaagtgcttcacacagtgcctggcatatgtatgtaaatgttaaTTGTTGTTATTGCTTCTTTGATTGCGTAATATGATGACTCTATACTGGACAGAGTGGTCCGGTGTGAAGCaatgatatttattttaattaaatgtgGTTGCCCCATGCTGAATTATCCTATGTCGGGTTTCatataagataatttggaaaGGCATTTGGCTGCATTGATACCATCTGACTGGTAATAAGTTTCATTTCATGTTTTAGATACATGATGTGTCAGAAATGCTGTGAGAAATCACTATATCAGAAATGCTGTAGATAAATAACTTCTCTTTTAATCTGGCTGCTGTTAGATTACAAATTGAGCTGTCAAAAGAATGTGATAAAAATAGgcatttgaaaactgttaaatattGAATGGGGTATATGTTGTTTTGAAATAGACAACAATTTGCTGTTCAAGAGAAAAGTTGTATAGACCCAATAAGATGTCTTTATCTGTGAGGCCCCTTGAGACTTTGTATTAAGGCAGGGTCATAAGATCTTATTAGATCTACTGACCACTTGTCAGAAAAACTAAAATAGTGAAGTTGGAGAACctgaaaccaagaaaataaaaCCCCATTCCTTGCCAAAAGGTGGGGAGGACAAGTTTCCCATAATAAAGAGAgagattttatttgaaaaattttGGCTGTCAcattaaaattatgaaaatatatagGGTGGTTTAAAGGTATAACTACTATACATTTATATGAGTCAACTATCAGGTATTCACTGTATGTCTGAAACCCTAGATTGTggttagttttaatttataagtaaaggaTAAATGACATGTAACTGTTAGGGAACTATGAGAAAACTAATAATATTCAAGCCCTACATTACGGTTACTGAAATTTTACCATTTGAGATAAACTTTCATGTGACTATGATACCATTTTGAGTTTGCTTTCAGGTATGGTTGTTGGAAGTATTATTAAGTCACTATTCCACTAGTCAAAGATAAAATGATACATGCTGCACTATGAGAAGTGCTACAGGTGGATGTTTGTTCCTGGACAAGTTGAGGGGATCCTCTTtactcagtttccccactgaactcttttctttttgaacaggAAATTTCCCCATCTGGTTAATCCTGAGCCTGGTTTTTAATAACTTCTGCATAATGTGAATCTTTACTACATGATTGGCTTgccagatatgactcatgcctgaaATCAAACAGAGGTAAGGGAGTTTTCCCCTGTTATGGTATATGCCAGGTCAGTCTGTGCCATTGAACGAATGCATCTTAACATCATTATAACTatatccctctt from Trichosurus vulpecula isolate mTriVul1 chromosome 1, mTriVul1.pri, whole genome shotgun sequence includes:
- the LOC118834859 gene encoding regulating synaptic membrane exocytosis protein 2-like → MGKAVDSKEQDVGKEDSSQKVEWKLHQQFEMYKEQVKKMGEESQQQQEQKGDAPTCGICHKTKFADGCGHNCSYCQTKFCARCGGRVSLRSNKEDKVVMWVCNLCRKQQEILTKSGAWFYNSGSNTPQHPDQQALRGMRNEEAPQEKKAKLHEQAQYQGTQGDLPAPSIDKSRPHGITRQDSIKNGSGMKHPISDTTSDR